The following are encoded in a window of Bacillus xiapuensis genomic DNA:
- a CDS encoding chemotaxis protein CheD, with amino-acid sequence MNSVAPIVKVGIADLNIVRSPGSIRTSGLGSCVGVVIYDERLSLGGMVHVMLPDSALAKTENINKAKFADTGIEELLRLLKKEGAQSFRLKAKIAGGAQMFKFSPQSDAMRIGPRNVEAVKEKLRKEHIQIVAEDVGGNSGRTIEFYPDTCQLHIRTVNKGVCEI; translated from the coding sequence ATGAATAGCGTCGCGCCAATTGTAAAAGTAGGGATCGCTGATTTAAATATCGTTCGTTCTCCCGGATCGATACGCACATCCGGGCTGGGCTCCTGCGTCGGCGTCGTCATTTATGACGAGCGGCTATCCTTGGGGGGAATGGTGCACGTCATGCTTCCGGATTCTGCGCTCGCCAAAACAGAAAATATCAACAAAGCAAAATTCGCTGATACCGGGATTGAAGAATTACTGAGGCTCTTAAAAAAGGAAGGTGCGCAGTCATTCAGACTGAAGGCAAAAATTGCTGGCGGTGCTCAAATGTTTAAATTCAGTCCTCAAAGCGATGCCATGAGAATCGGTCCAAGAAATGTCGAAGCTGTAAAGGAAAAGCTGCGAAAGGAACATATTCAAATCGTCGCTGAAGATGTCGGAGGAAACAGCGGCCGGACGATCGAATTTTATCCGGACACGTGCCAACTGCATATTCGGACGGTGAATAAAGGAGTTTGTGAGATTTAA
- a CDS encoding chemotaxis protein CheA: protein MEVNQYLEIFIDESKEHLQAVNENLLELEKNPDDMAIVNEIFRSAHTLKGMSATMGYEDLANLTHKMENVLDAIRNHKIHVTPEILDVVFGSIDDLEAMVNDIAAGGDGKRDVTDIVSKLLSIENGESISAAAETASAQDVAEAPSSAGLTYDEFERTVIQQSAEQGFSCYEVAVELRSDCVLKAARVFMVFEVLEKCGEVVKSSPPTEKLEEEQFDEMFTVTLITKDAMNEIESKVKKVSEVVTVTVSEVVLEPLKVTAVSETEEKKPVPASAEAKAPDAAKDKKKERKSTKQKAVTNKTIRVNIERLDILMNLFEELVIDRGRLEQISGELNHPELNETVERMSRTSGDLQNIILNMRMVPVETVFNRFPRMVRQLARDLNKQVNLEIIGAETELDRTVIDEIGDPLVHLIRNAIDHGVEMPEERKAKGKPEEGTVKLKAFHSGNHVFIEIEDDGAGINKEKVLSKALEKGVVTEEQAASLTDKQIYELIMASGFSTADQVSDISGRGVGLDVVKTTIESLGGSISIDAVEGEGSIFSVQLPLTLSIISVMLVEVEKEKYAIPLSSIIETAIVKKEDVLNAHSQQVIDFRGKVVPLVFLEEIFDVPAVSESDEYYSIVIVRKGDRMAGLVVDSFIGQQEVVLKSLGNYLTNVFAISGATILGDGQVALIIDCNALIK from the coding sequence GTGGAAGTGAATCAATATTTAGAAATATTCATTGACGAAAGCAAGGAACATTTGCAAGCAGTAAATGAGAATCTATTAGAATTAGAGAAAAACCCGGATGATATGGCGATTGTAAATGAAATCTTTCGATCTGCTCATACATTGAAGGGCATGTCTGCTACGATGGGCTATGAAGATTTAGCCAATTTAACACACAAGATGGAAAATGTGCTAGATGCGATTCGCAATCATAAAATCCATGTTACTCCTGAAATCTTGGATGTCGTCTTTGGGTCAATAGATGATTTGGAAGCGATGGTCAACGACATCGCGGCTGGCGGCGATGGAAAGCGCGATGTGACAGATATAGTGAGTAAGTTATTGAGTATCGAAAACGGAGAGAGCATTTCTGCAGCTGCGGAAACCGCCTCTGCGCAAGATGTGGCTGAGGCGCCGTCTTCGGCTGGATTAACGTACGATGAATTTGAACGCACCGTGATTCAGCAATCGGCGGAGCAGGGTTTCTCTTGCTATGAAGTCGCCGTTGAACTAAGAAGTGACTGTGTTCTTAAAGCGGCCCGGGTGTTCATGGTTTTTGAAGTTCTGGAAAAATGCGGAGAAGTAGTCAAGTCTTCCCCTCCCACAGAAAAGCTGGAAGAAGAGCAATTTGATGAGATGTTTACTGTGACGCTGATCACGAAAGACGCCATGAACGAAATTGAGAGCAAAGTGAAAAAAGTTTCTGAAGTGGTCACTGTGACGGTGAGTGAAGTTGTCTTAGAACCGCTTAAAGTAACAGCCGTTTCAGAAACGGAAGAGAAAAAGCCGGTCCCTGCCTCAGCCGAGGCGAAAGCCCCTGATGCAGCGAAGGACAAGAAGAAGGAAAGAAAATCCACCAAGCAAAAAGCGGTCACTAATAAGACCATTCGTGTCAATATTGAACGTCTGGATATCTTAATGAATCTGTTTGAAGAGCTAGTGATCGACAGAGGAAGACTGGAGCAAATTTCTGGAGAGCTTAATCACCCCGAACTAAATGAAACCGTCGAACGCATGTCCCGTACGTCGGGTGATTTGCAAAACATTATTCTTAATATGCGGATGGTGCCGGTAGAAACGGTATTCAATCGTTTCCCGCGGATGGTTCGTCAGCTGGCGCGCGATTTAAACAAACAGGTCAATCTGGAAATCATCGGTGCTGAAACGGAGCTGGACCGTACAGTCATCGACGAAATCGGCGATCCGCTCGTGCATTTAATCCGCAACGCGATTGATCACGGGGTTGAAATGCCGGAGGAAAGAAAAGCAAAAGGCAAACCGGAAGAAGGAACGGTGAAGCTCAAAGCCTTCCATAGCGGCAACCATGTTTTCATAGAAATTGAAGATGATGGCGCTGGCATTAATAAAGAAAAAGTGCTGAGCAAAGCTTTAGAGAAAGGGGTCGTCACAGAGGAGCAGGCGGCTTCGCTGACAGACAAACAAATTTATGAACTGATCATGGCCTCCGGCTTTTCAACTGCTGATCAGGTATCCGATATTTCAGGCCGGGGAGTGGGCTTGGATGTAGTAAAAACAACTATCGAGTCGCTGGGAGGATCCATTAGCATCGACGCTGTAGAAGGAGAGGGATCGATCTTCTCTGTTCAATTGCCGCTGACATTATCGATTATCTCCGTCATGCTTGTCGAAGTGGAGAAAGAGAAATACGCTATTCCGCTGTCATCGATTATTGAAACAGCGATTGTCAAGAAGGAAGATGTATTGAACGCTCATTCACAGCAAGTGATTGATTTCCGGGGGAAAGTTGTACCGCTCGTTTTCTTGGAAGAAATCTTTGATGTGCCGGCAGTCAGTGAATCGGATGAATACTATTCCATCGTCATTGTGCGAAAAGGAGACAGAATGGCAGGGCTTGTGGTGGATTCCTTTATTGGCCAGCAGGAAGTAGTATTGAAATCACTGGGCAATTATTTGACGAATGTATTCGCTATCTCTGGTGCTACCATTTTAGGAGACGGACAGGTAGCTTTAATTATTGACTGCAATGCCTTGATAAAATAA
- a CDS encoding FliA/WhiG family RNA polymerase sigma factor — protein sequence MAKANVNEEQRLWAAWKGNQDAHAGNLLVERYMPLVSFHSQRISANLPKSVNKEDIKSLGLMGLLDALRKFDPSRDLKFDTYASFRIRGAILDGLRKEDWLPRGTREKTKRIEAKIEEMEQKLLRQVSAAEVAEQLGMSEAEVHQAMTEHLFSHVLSMDEQIQDHDEADGKGFVLKDEKTKTPEEELVKGELIEELTEEITKLTSKEQMVLSLFYHEELTLTEIGEVMNLSTSRISQIHSKAIFKLKNQLRKLNH from the coding sequence ATGGCTAAAGCCAACGTGAATGAAGAACAACGATTATGGGCCGCGTGGAAAGGTAATCAAGATGCGCATGCAGGAAATTTGCTCGTAGAACGGTACATGCCCCTTGTTTCCTTTCATTCACAGCGGATATCAGCCAATTTGCCGAAGAGCGTCAATAAAGAAGATATCAAGAGCTTAGGATTGATGGGTCTGTTAGATGCATTGCGAAAATTCGATCCTTCCAGGGATTTGAAATTCGACACGTATGCATCCTTCCGCATCCGCGGAGCGATTCTTGACGGTCTTCGTAAAGAGGACTGGCTGCCTCGAGGAACGAGAGAAAAAACGAAAAGAATTGAAGCTAAAATAGAAGAAATGGAACAAAAGCTCTTGCGCCAAGTTTCAGCTGCTGAAGTTGCAGAGCAGCTTGGAATGTCAGAAGCTGAGGTTCATCAAGCGATGACCGAGCATTTATTCTCCCATGTGCTATCCATGGATGAGCAAATTCAAGATCATGATGAAGCGGATGGCAAAGGCTTTGTCCTGAAGGATGAAAAGACGAAAACGCCCGAGGAAGAGCTTGTCAAGGGAGAGCTAATTGAAGAATTGACGGAGGAAATTACGAAGCTCACGTCGAAAGAGCAGATGGTGCTGAGTTTGTTTTACCATGAAGAACTGACCCTTACAGAAATCGGCGAAGTCATGAACCTTTCCACTTCTAGAATTTCGCAAATTCATTCTAAAGCGATATTTAAACTGAAAAACCAGCTCCGTAAATTAAACCATTAA
- the flhF gene encoding flagellar biosynthesis protein FlhF, with the protein MKVKKYKASSMPEAMKKIKSELGAHAVILQSKTVYSGGIFGLFKKKGIEVVAAVDPDREKKAQEPVRPAPAEKFSPSDAEKLAEEIKELKQWMKKQAHAEPLSLHHFPEELSRPLIHLQQQEVAEEFIAELKDVLISKWKQENGQVNPETAFEWSREWLLQKISPIQQKKAPFISKYIHIVGPTGVGKTTTIAKMAANSVLEKKKKVAFITTDTYRIAAIDQLKTYADLLKVPVAVVYKQEEFKEAIERFSSYDIVYIDTAGRNYRDARYVKELKNMMLFTGDMTSCLVMSLTSKEKDLKEIIEKFSLIPIDQFIFTKIDETASYGTIMNLICQYRKGVAFLTNGQDVPDDLIVPDAEQIVHLLLGERS; encoded by the coding sequence TTGAAGGTAAAAAAGTATAAGGCATCTTCCATGCCAGAAGCAATGAAAAAAATCAAATCAGAACTCGGAGCGCACGCTGTTATTTTGCAATCGAAAACGGTGTATTCGGGCGGGATTTTTGGCTTATTTAAAAAAAAGGGGATTGAGGTTGTGGCCGCCGTGGATCCTGACCGTGAGAAAAAGGCGCAGGAGCCAGTGCGCCCTGCTCCTGCGGAAAAGTTTTCCCCGTCAGATGCAGAGAAGCTTGCGGAGGAAATTAAAGAACTAAAGCAATGGATGAAAAAGCAGGCCCATGCGGAACCTCTTTCTCTTCATCATTTTCCGGAAGAGCTCAGCCGTCCGCTGATACATCTGCAGCAGCAAGAAGTTGCGGAGGAGTTCATTGCGGAATTGAAGGATGTTCTTATAAGCAAATGGAAGCAAGAAAACGGACAAGTCAATCCAGAGACGGCGTTCGAATGGAGCCGTGAATGGCTCTTGCAAAAAATTAGTCCAATCCAGCAGAAGAAGGCTCCTTTCATTAGTAAGTACATTCATATCGTAGGGCCAACCGGTGTGGGCAAGACGACGACCATTGCCAAAATGGCGGCCAACAGCGTCCTTGAAAAAAAGAAAAAAGTCGCCTTTATTACAACAGATACTTATCGTATTGCAGCGATTGACCAATTGAAAACCTACGCGGATCTTTTAAAAGTCCCCGTTGCGGTGGTTTATAAGCAGGAAGAATTCAAAGAGGCGATTGAGCGCTTCTCTTCCTACGACATCGTGTATATTGACACAGCAGGGCGCAATTACCGCGATGCCCGTTACGTAAAAGAATTAAAAAATATGATGCTCTTTACAGGAGATATGACCAGCTGCTTGGTGATGTCATTAACATCGAAAGAAAAAGATTTAAAAGAGATTATTGAGAAATTCTCCCTTATTCCGATCGATCAGTTTATTTTTACGAAAATTGACGAGACGGCATCCTATGGAACGATTATGAACTTAATATGCCAATATCGAAAAGGAGTGGCTTTTTTGACAAATGGGCAGGATGTTCCAGATGACTTAATTGTGCCGGATGCAGAGCAAATAGTTCATCTCCTTTTGGGTGAACGATCATGA
- the flhA gene encoding flagellar biosynthesis protein FlhA codes for MKARDISVLLSVILIVAMLIIPLPSWLLSVLIIINISLALLVLLISMNMREALEFSIFPSLLLLLTLFRLGLNVSTTRSILTKGEAGGVVETFGTFVVGGNVVVGMVVFLILIIIQFIVITKGSERVSEVAARFTLDAMPGKQMSIDADLNAGIISEQEAKERREKVSRESDFYGAMDGATKFVKGDAIAGIIIVIINLIFGIIIGAAQQGLPLAEAATRYSLLTVGDGIVSQVPALLISTATGIVVTRAASNGNLGEDIMSQLLAYPSMLYVAAGTILLLGIATPINDLLTIPIAGALAAGAWMLKRVPPKDEADLIEAEEEIETEELKSPESVVNLLNIDPIEFEFGYGLIPLADANQGGDLLDRVVMIRRQLAVELGLVIPVVRIRDNIQLQPNEYQIKVKGNVMASGNLLLDHYLAMSPSEEEDSINGIDTIEPSFGLPAKWITEETKEQAEILGYTVVDPPSVVSTHLTEVIKANAHELLGRQETQQLIDHLKESYPILVEEVTPNPLSVGEVQKVLAKLLKENVSIRNLPIIFETLADYGKMTSDTDLLTEYVRQALSRQITRQYSENDQTLKVITLSGGIEKLIADSVQQTEHGNFLSIDPTDSQRILESIASQVEQVAFMQQTPVILCSPAIRMYMKQLTERYFPQLPILSYNELEPSVEVQSVGVVNID; via the coding sequence ATGAAGGCAAGAGATATCTCCGTGTTATTAAGTGTCATTCTGATCGTGGCTATGCTGATTATTCCGCTGCCTTCCTGGCTGCTGAGTGTATTAATTATTATTAATATTTCTCTTGCGCTATTAGTCTTGCTTATTTCGATGAATATGCGAGAAGCGCTGGAATTTTCTATTTTCCCTTCCCTTTTATTGCTGCTGACATTATTTCGTTTAGGACTAAATGTGTCGACAACGCGTTCCATTTTAACTAAGGGTGAAGCAGGCGGCGTTGTCGAGACGTTTGGAACATTTGTCGTTGGTGGCAATGTCGTTGTCGGAATGGTCGTATTTTTAATATTGATTATTATTCAGTTTATCGTCATTACGAAAGGTTCTGAGCGTGTGTCGGAAGTGGCGGCTCGCTTTACGCTTGACGCCATGCCGGGCAAACAGATGAGCATTGACGCTGATCTGAACGCAGGAATCATTTCCGAGCAAGAGGCGAAGGAACGCCGTGAAAAAGTCAGCCGAGAATCAGATTTTTACGGGGCAATGGATGGAGCCACGAAGTTTGTAAAAGGGGATGCCATTGCTGGAATTATCATTGTAATCATCAACTTGATATTTGGGATCATCATTGGAGCTGCGCAGCAGGGGCTGCCTCTTGCCGAAGCGGCAACAAGATATTCACTGCTAACCGTGGGGGACGGAATCGTCTCTCAAGTGCCGGCGCTGCTGATTTCCACGGCTACCGGTATCGTAGTGACGAGAGCGGCCAGTAACGGGAACTTGGGAGAAGATATCATGTCCCAATTGCTGGCGTATCCTTCCATGCTGTATGTGGCAGCCGGAACCATTCTGCTGCTCGGCATCGCAACACCCATCAATGATTTATTAACAATTCCGATTGCCGGAGCTTTGGCAGCCGGCGCATGGATGCTCAAGCGCGTACCGCCAAAAGATGAGGCCGACCTGATCGAAGCGGAGGAAGAGATCGAAACGGAAGAATTAAAGAGCCCTGAAAGCGTCGTGAATTTGTTAAATATTGATCCGATTGAATTTGAGTTTGGCTATGGTCTCATACCTTTGGCCGATGCCAATCAGGGAGGGGACTTATTGGATCGGGTCGTTATGATCCGGCGGCAGTTGGCCGTGGAGCTGGGCTTAGTCATTCCCGTCGTCCGCATTCGCGATAATATTCAGCTGCAGCCAAACGAATACCAAATTAAGGTTAAAGGAAATGTGATGGCTTCCGGGAATTTGCTTTTAGATCATTACTTGGCAATGAGTCCAAGTGAAGAAGAAGATTCCATAAACGGAATTGACACGATTGAACCTTCTTTTGGCTTACCGGCAAAGTGGATCACCGAAGAAACGAAAGAACAGGCGGAAATTTTAGGCTATACCGTGGTCGATCCGCCAAGTGTAGTATCCACCCATTTAACAGAAGTCATAAAGGCCAATGCCCATGAACTGCTGGGCAGACAAGAAACACAGCAGCTTATTGATCATCTGAAAGAGTCCTACCCGATTTTAGTGGAAGAAGTGACACCTAATCCTTTATCCGTTGGGGAAGTGCAAAAAGTATTGGCCAAGCTATTAAAAGAAAATGTGTCGATTCGAAATTTGCCGATCATTTTTGAGACATTAGCCGATTACGGAAAGATGACCTCCGATACCGACTTGTTAACAGAATATGTTCGCCAAGCCCTTTCAAGGCAAATTACGAGACAATATAGTGAAAATGATCAGACATTAAAGGTTATTACGTTATCGGGAGGAATTGAAAAGCTGATTGCTGACAGCGTGCAGCAAACAGAACATGGCAATTTCCTTTCCATCGATCCGACAGACTCCCAAAGAATTTTAGAGTCGATTGCTTCTCAAGTAGAACAGGTGGCCTTTATGCAGCAAACACCGGTGATTTTATGTTCGCCTGCCATACGGATGTATATGAAACAGCTTACGGAAAGATACTTTCCTCAGCTGCCCATTCTTTCCTATAATGAACTTGAACCAAGTGTGGAAGTGCAGAGTGTTGGGGTGGTGAATATAGATTGA
- a CDS encoding protein-glutamate methylesterase/protein-glutamine glutaminase, with amino-acid sequence MRGKKVLVVDDSAFMRKLITDFLSAHPELDVVATARNGKDAIIKVEKYQPDVMTMDVEMPEMDGLDALSHIMKHTPTPVVMLSSLTKEGAETTLMAMERGAVDFIAKPSGTISLDLERIKDELIEKVLAASEANIRPIAEPAAPQPSNLVIERENKSLRHPPKLSLKNREGQRDKPLVVIGTSTGGPRALQRVLTKLPADLGAPVLIVQHMPAGFTKSLAQRLDSLSAITVKEAQDGEVIRKNTAYIAPGNYHLKVKKAGESLAVHLDQSPPVNGHRPSVDALFESVSAVDGFMKIAVIMTGMGADGAEGLMKMKELGKVRAIAESKDSCVVYGMPRAAIATHLVDDVVAVNQIAATIEKYLPQKG; translated from the coding sequence ATGAGAGGGAAAAAAGTATTAGTGGTCGATGATTCGGCTTTTATGAGAAAGTTGATTACAGATTTTTTATCAGCACATCCAGAATTGGACGTCGTGGCCACTGCTCGCAACGGAAAAGATGCGATTATTAAAGTCGAGAAATATCAGCCGGATGTCATGACAATGGATGTGGAAATGCCTGAAATGGATGGCTTGGATGCTTTAAGTCATATAATGAAGCATACGCCTACACCAGTTGTCATGCTCTCAAGCTTGACGAAAGAAGGGGCAGAGACGACGCTAATGGCGATGGAGAGAGGTGCGGTTGACTTTATTGCCAAGCCTTCAGGCACCATTTCATTGGATTTGGAACGAATTAAGGATGAATTAATCGAAAAAGTTCTGGCTGCCAGCGAGGCAAATATTCGGCCGATCGCGGAGCCTGCTGCTCCTCAGCCTTCTAATTTAGTTATAGAAAGAGAGAATAAGTCGCTTCGCCACCCGCCGAAGCTTAGCCTTAAGAATCGCGAAGGCCAGAGGGACAAGCCACTGGTTGTGATTGGCACTTCAACGGGAGGACCGAGAGCCCTCCAAAGAGTATTGACAAAACTGCCTGCTGATTTAGGCGCTCCTGTGCTAATCGTTCAGCATATGCCAGCAGGCTTCACTAAATCGCTGGCACAAAGGCTGGACTCCCTTTCTGCAATAACGGTAAAAGAAGCGCAAGACGGGGAGGTTATCAGGAAGAATACAGCCTACATTGCACCGGGCAATTACCATTTGAAAGTTAAAAAAGCGGGGGAGTCATTAGCGGTACATTTAGATCAGTCCCCGCCGGTGAACGGGCATCGTCCATCAGTAGACGCGCTATTTGAATCCGTCAGCGCAGTAGATGGCTTTATGAAAATTGCTGTTATTATGACCGGAATGGGCGCTGACGGGGCAGAGGGACTGATGAAGATGAAAGAGCTAGGGAAGGTGCGGGCGATTGCAGAATCTAAAGATTCATGTGTCGTATATGGGATGCCAAGAGCGGCCATCGCAACGCATCTAGTGGATGATGTTGTCGCTGTTAATCAAATCGCAGCAACAATTGAAAAGTATTTACCTCAGAAAGGGTGA
- a CDS encoding chemotaxis protein CheW yields the protein MTETVAPSAIKVIAFQLLDKEYAFPVHQVKSIEKLMHITRVPGTVPFIKGVINLRGVVMPVIDLRKRFNLPSEEYSESTRIIIASLEDMEIGLVVDSANDVLDIPSEIIEPQPDVVGSVETDYITGVAKLDKRLLILLSLEKVFK from the coding sequence ATGACTGAAACAGTAGCTCCGTCTGCAATCAAAGTAATCGCATTTCAATTATTAGATAAGGAATATGCGTTTCCTGTTCATCAAGTCAAATCAATTGAGAAATTAATGCATATTACGCGCGTGCCCGGAACAGTTCCTTTTATTAAGGGAGTGATTAATCTGCGGGGAGTCGTTATGCCTGTCATTGACTTGAGAAAAAGATTCAATCTCCCGAGCGAAGAATATAGTGAAAGCACTAGAATTATTATCGCCTCTCTCGAAGATATGGAAATTGGTCTTGTCGTTGACAGTGCCAATGATGTCTTAGACATACCGAGCGAGATTATTGAACCTCAGCCGGATGTGGTCGGTTCAGTAGAAACGGATTACATTACTGGAGTGGCTAAGCTTGATAAAAGATTGTTAATTCTATTAAGTTTAGAAAAAGTATTTAAATAG
- a CDS encoding DUF6115 domain-containing protein, whose amino-acid sequence MMMTAFILISFLLHAVSLFAVILLFTRQNRLIEVKKQQQKIAKDMEEMMEAYLIEMKEENEKFIRELSEPVKEPPPAPSDKQTAKAEGAKGTSPNLALTLPSLQRARAANGYKSISSQEQAVEEETEEASASPDNIESRIFQLRNQGMSNEEIAKKLNKGKTEIELALKFFNAGKNS is encoded by the coding sequence ATGATGATGACAGCTTTCATACTCATTTCATTTCTATTGCACGCCGTTTCCTTGTTCGCCGTTATCTTGCTGTTTACAAGGCAGAATCGTTTGATCGAAGTGAAGAAGCAGCAGCAAAAGATCGCGAAGGACATGGAAGAAATGATGGAAGCCTATCTAATAGAAATGAAAGAAGAAAACGAGAAATTCATTCGGGAGCTATCCGAACCGGTCAAGGAGCCGCCACCTGCGCCGTCAGACAAACAAACGGCTAAAGCGGAAGGAGCAAAGGGCACGTCACCCAATTTGGCGCTGACGCTGCCATCTCTGCAAAGAGCGAGAGCAGCAAATGGATATAAATCGATAAGCAGTCAAGAGCAAGCTGTGGAAGAGGAAACGGAAGAGGCTTCCGCTTCCCCGGATAATATCGAAAGCCGGATTTTTCAGCTGCGCAATCAAGGGATGAGCAATGAAGAAATTGCTAAGAAATTAAATAAGGGCAAGACCGAAATTGAACTGGCATTGAAATTTTTCAATGCCGGCAAAAATAGTTGA
- a CDS encoding chemotaxis protein CheC has product MNYIEQIEHFHLDVLKEIGNIGAGHAATALSTLLNRKIDMMVPSVRIAAFNDMMEMAGGADQEIVSVSLRIEGDITGNMFFTLSFEQAELFIQKMTGDREFSFQRPDDKHLGFSAMQELGNILSGSYLSALGDFTKLQLYPSVPELAIDMFGAIISYGLVEASRYGDYAIVIDTVLEDAEATEREEVKGHFFLLPDPQSFPPLFRALGVELNE; this is encoded by the coding sequence ATGAACTATATTGAACAAATTGAACATTTTCATTTGGATGTCTTAAAAGAAATCGGAAACATCGGAGCCGGTCACGCCGCAACAGCTCTGTCCACGCTGTTAAATAGAAAGATCGATATGATGGTTCCCAGTGTGCGCATTGCCGCATTTAACGACATGATGGAGATGGCCGGCGGAGCCGACCAAGAAATTGTGAGCGTCAGTTTGCGGATTGAAGGGGATATTACGGGAAACATGTTTTTTACCTTGTCTTTTGAGCAAGCGGAGCTTTTTATCCAAAAGATGACCGGTGACCGCGAATTTTCTTTCCAGCGTCCTGATGACAAGCATCTGGGCTTTTCCGCCATGCAGGAGCTCGGCAATATCTTATCCGGTTCATATTTATCCGCACTTGGGGATTTCACCAAACTGCAGCTTTATCCATCTGTGCCGGAGCTCGCGATCGATATGTTTGGGGCTATCATTAGCTACGGGCTGGTGGAAGCCTCCCGGTACGGAGACTACGCCATCGTGATTGATACGGTGCTCGAGGATGCGGAAGCAACAGAGAGAGAAGAAGTAAAGGGCCATTTCTTTTTGCTTCCTGACCCGCAGTCTTTTCCCCCGCTCTTTCGCGCATTAGGGGTCGAGTTAAATGAATAG
- a CDS encoding MinD/ParA family protein: protein MSYDQAEGLRQKLHQLRGDTAKTIAVVSGKGGVGKSNISMNFALDLTRHGKKVLIFDMDIGMGNLHVLTGQTADGTIVDFFEKNTPLEELIVTGPEGVAYILGSSGLGRLMEWNEHRFERWISSIERLQHHYDYLLFDMGAGATKETLDIAMAAEDVFVITTPEPTSVTDAYSMIKYMHLHGGNEHFYLIGNRVETKEEGLDTLSRLQRAVSRFLQIETELLGVLPEDHTVRKAVTNQVPFLLSFPYAPVSIALQKAARKYMTGSFGEPATQEPEGFIRKLRHFFLKGRG from the coding sequence ATGAGTTATGATCAGGCGGAAGGGCTGCGTCAAAAGCTCCATCAATTAAGAGGAGACACAGCCAAAACCATTGCGGTCGTCAGTGGAAAAGGCGGCGTTGGAAAATCAAACATTTCCATGAATTTTGCCCTGGATTTAACACGTCATGGGAAAAAAGTGCTAATATTTGATATGGATATTGGTATGGGCAATCTCCATGTTCTTACTGGCCAAACGGCTGATGGCACGATCGTTGATTTCTTTGAAAAAAACACGCCGCTGGAAGAACTGATCGTGACAGGTCCGGAAGGTGTCGCTTATATTTTGGGAAGCTCCGGGCTTGGCCGCTTAATGGAATGGAATGAGCATCGCTTTGAGAGATGGATCTCTTCCATAGAGAGATTGCAGCACCACTATGATTATTTGTTATTTGATATGGGAGCTGGAGCAACAAAAGAAACGCTGGATATCGCTATGGCGGCGGAGGATGTGTTTGTGATTACAACCCCTGAGCCGACTTCGGTAACGGATGCTTACTCAATGATCAAATATATGCATTTGCATGGCGGCAATGAACACTTTTATCTAATAGGCAATCGAGTGGAAACAAAGGAAGAGGGGCTGGATACGTTAAGCAGGCTGCAGAGAGCGGTGAGCCGTTTTTTGCAAATAGAGACGGAATTGCTGGGCGTTTTGCCTGAAGATCACACCGTCAGGAAAGCAGTTACGAACCAAGTGCCATTCTTGCTTTCTTTTCCATATGCACCGGTTTCTATTGCTCTTCAAAAGGCTGCCCGAAAGTACATGACAGGCTCTTTTGGCGAACCAGCTACGCAGGAGCCTGAAGGATTTATCCGAAAGCTTCGTCATTTTTTCTTGAAAGGCAGGGGCTGA